ACAACACGTGTTGTTTGCCGGCGCGCTACGCATCGCGATCCCCGACTCCCTGTACGGCGCGGCGCACTCGGTGGACAGCGCGATGCTGCTGACACTGGCACTGTTTATCAATCGTGACGCGGCTGCATCGCCCAACGCATTCGATGTACTTGAGCAACAACTCGGCACGCAACGAAGCGCACTGATTCGACGCTATCACAATGAACTGGCGGCCGGCAGCGCGCAGTGGCGATTGCCATTGCTCGAAATCGCCTTTCCGACGCTCCGCCAACTACCCGTGCAACGCCTCGAGTATCTGCTTGACCTGAGTCGACGGCTGATAGAACTGGACGGTCAGGTTGCACTGCACGAGTTCTGCTTGTTCCGAATCCTGAAACTGAATCTGGGCGACGCACTCGCACCGGCTACGCGCAGCAAACAACGAGCATCGCGCAGCGACGTTCGTGCCGCGGCTCTGGAGCTTGTCGCGATAGTCGCGCACGCCGGCAACCTGACGGACGCTGACCGTCAGCAAGCCTACCAGTGCGGCATCAACGTGTTCGGTGACTGGGCCGCCAATACGCCTTACCAAGCACCGGAGAATCCGGTACAGGCCACCGGCCGCAGTCTGGATGTCCTGCAACACATGAACAATGCCGCACGGCAAAGCATGGTTCAGGCATTGGCCGCAACAATCAGCTCTGACCGACAACTTAACGTCAGTGAAGCGGAGCTCTTGCGCACGGTGTGTGCGTCGCTGGACTGCCCGCTGCCACCGCTGGATGTCGAGCGACACATAGACACGCCGTGAGGTGTCCGCCAAATTACAGTATGATACGCGGGAACTTACGGCCGCTTCGACGCACCAACTCCTTGTACGCGCGGCGCGTACACAGTCGATAAATGACGGACAGATAACATGAATACTCGCCTGATTCTGTGGCTCACCATCCTTACATTGGTCTTCGCTTTACCTGCGTCAGCGGCAACCCGCGAGGAAAACCGAGTGGCCGATGCCACCGACGTCGTTGATCAGTTCCTGCGCATTCCTGAACAGGGCGTGCCGCCGTCATTGCTCGCGCGCGCTTATGCCGTCGCTGTCATTCCGGATGTTGTCAAAATCGGCTTTGGTCTCGGCGCCCGCCGCGGCAAGGGGGTTGTGGTGGTACGCCAGGACGACGGCAGCTGGAGCAATCCGGCATTCATCACAATTACCGGCGGCAGCATCGGCTGGCAGATCGGCGCGCAATCAACCGACGTCATCCTCGTGTTCAAATCCAGACGCGGTGTGGACGGGATTGCCAGTGGCAAACTGACGCTCGGCGCTGACGCATCGGTTGCGGCCGGCCCGGTTGGCCGACAAACCGGTGTTGCTACCGACATCCAGTTTGAAGCCGAGGTCTATTCCTATTCGCGCAGTCGCGGCCTGTTCGCGGGCGTGTCACTCGAGGGCTCCGGCGTCACTATAGACAAGAAGGCCAACGCCGCGTTTTACGGCTCAGCCAGCCTGACGCCTGACCAGATATTCGCGAGTCCCGGCAACATGGCGCCGGCGGTTGCCAATAACTTTGTGCAAATACTGAGCGCACAGACGCAAAGATTGCCGACTCAACCCGGTATGGACACGGGCACATCCCAGCGAGCACCCAACGCACCGCAAGAACCCCGTGTTCGGACTTTCGGTATTGCTGATCCGGACGAACCTTAAGCCGCAGAATCCAGTGTGCTCCGTCGTCTCATTATTCCTGGCAACGGCAATGAGCCAACGACGAGCTTCTGCCACTATGAGAAGTAAATAGAAACCGTGCAGACATACATCGAGCGGATTGACAGCTGGGCCGAAATGCTCGGTCCCAATGTATACCTGCAAGCGCTGGCGATCATTGTCGCATTCCTTATTGCCGGAAAAATTGCCGATATTCTGATTTTCCGTACCGTTGCGCAGATTGCCAGCCGCTCGAAAACCCAGATAGACGATGAGCTGATCGCACAAATTCACCGGCCGGTGTTCATGTCGTTCGTTTTGGCGGGCCTCGGTCTCGCGACGTTGCGCATCGGCATGGCGGCTACGGTCGAATTCATCACGCTGGGCATTCTCAAATCGATAGCGATCGTTATCTGGTACGGCTTCATACTGCGCGTAACAACACTGTTCCTTTCAGCAATGGCACGCAGCGGCAGTAAAGGCATTATGCAGCCGAACATAGTGTCGCTAACCGAAACTGTCATTAAGATAGCGCTATTCGCGCTGACGGTATTTTTCATACTGGAAGCATGGAGTATCGACCCAACTGCCTGGCTGGCGTCTGCCGGTATCGTAGGTCTTGCACTCAGCTTCGCCGCCAAAGACACCTTGTCCAACCTGTTCGCCGGTGTGTCGATCATTGCCGATGCGCCGTACAAGATCGGCGACTTCATCATTCTTGAGTCAGGCGAACGCGGTCAGGTCACGCACATTGGGCTGCGCAGCACCCGGATACTGACCCGAGACGATGTCGAGATCACTGTTCCCAATTCCATTATTGGCAACAACAAAATTATCAACGAGGCAGGTGGGCCGAATTCAGCGCACCGGATTCGCGTCGCCGTTGGCGTTGCTTACGGCAGCGATATCGATGCAGTAATTGCCTGCCTGGAACGTGTTGCCGAAGAACACCCGGAAGTTTGTCGTGCTCCCGCACCACGGGTGCGGTTTCGCGCCTTCGGTGACTCCAGCCTGAACTTCGAGTTGCTTTGCTGGATCGACCTGCCTGTGAACCGGGGCCGTATGCTGCACGAACTGAATATCGCCGTATACAAGGCGTTTGCCAGCGAGAACATTGA
The DNA window shown above is from Woeseia oceani and carries:
- a CDS encoding lipid-binding SYLF domain-containing protein, with product MNTRLILWLTILTLVFALPASAATREENRVADATDVVDQFLRIPEQGVPPSLLARAYAVAVIPDVVKIGFGLGARRGKGVVVVRQDDGSWSNPAFITITGGSIGWQIGAQSTDVILVFKSRRGVDGIASGKLTLGADASVAAGPVGRQTGVATDIQFEAEVYSYSRSRGLFAGVSLEGSGVTIDKKANAAFYGSASLTPDQIFASPGNMAPAVANNFVQILSAQTQRLPTQPGMDTGTSQRAPNAPQEPRVRTFGIADPDEP
- a CDS encoding mechanosensitive ion channel family protein codes for the protein MQTYIERIDSWAEMLGPNVYLQALAIIVAFLIAGKIADILIFRTVAQIASRSKTQIDDELIAQIHRPVFMSFVLAGLGLATLRIGMAATVEFITLGILKSIAIVIWYGFILRVTTLFLSAMARSGSKGIMQPNIVSLTETVIKIALFALTVFFILEAWSIDPTAWLASAGIVGLALSFAAKDTLSNLFAGVSIIADAPYKIGDFIILESGERGQVTHIGLRSTRILTRDDVEITVPNSIIGNNKIINEAGGPNSAHRIRVAVGVAYGSDIDAVIACLERVAEEHPEVCRAPAPRVRFRAFGDSSLNFELLCWIDLPVNRGRMLHELNIAVYKAFASENIEIPFPQRDLHVRSMPVPRPAAE